The segment TCACCGGAAGCAAGCATTACGATCGTAGCTCCAATTGTAAAAGATGAAGTAAGGAAATTAGTATTTAAGCATCCGGCATCAGTTATCGTTCAACGTGAATTTGAAGCGGCTGATCTTGAAAATAAAGACATTGTTATTCTTGCAACAGATAATCGAAAACTGCATGAAGAAGTAAGAGTATTGGCAAAAGAAAAAGGTCTGTTAGTGAACGTTGCTGATACACCTGACCTATGCGATTTTTATTTAGGCAGCATTGTGCAAAAAGGAAATTTGAAGGTAGCCATATCCACAAACGGTAAATCACCAACGGTTGCCAAGCGGATTAAGGAAGTATTAAATGACGCATTGCCTGGTGAACTGGATGAGGTGATCGAGAATCTCCATCATGTAAGAAATAAGTTAAATGGCAATTTTGAATACAAGGTTAAGAAGCTGAATTCTATAACCAAAGTGCTGGTTGAAAAAGATCGTATCGGCACCGAGCGTCAGTGGAAAAAAATAGCCACTTATTCATTGATCGCCTTTGCGTTTATGTTGATCGGTCATTTTATTTTCTCCTACATTCCCTTCGGGCAAATTGCAACTGACACTGTTGCCTGGTACAAGACACTTGATAAGAATTTCCATTGGCTGGTGCTGGCAGGTTTCCTTGCACAGTTGGTTGATGGTGCATTGGGTATGGGTTATGGTGTTACGAGTGCAACGGTATTATTATCTGCGGGTGTTAGTCCGGCAACAATCAGCGGAGCTGTGCACACAGCAGAAGTATTTTCAAGTGCAGCATCAGGCTACAGTCACTACAAGTTTGGGAACGTAAATAAAAAATTATTTAAAGCCCTGGTAATACCGGGTGTCATCGGTGCAATCCTCGGTGCTATTTTGCTTACATGGCTGGGAAATGCAGATGCTGTCTGGTTAAGAGCTGTTCTTGCCTGCTATACCATGTTTCTTGGTATCAAGTTTTTGATCAATGCATTTCGTGAACAGCGTCAACAAAAAAAATTTAAACACTATAGCGCACTCGCAGGTGCCGGTGGTTTTCTCGATTCATTTGGCGGCGGAGGCTGGGGTCCTTTGGTAACTACTACACTCATCAATAAAGGACGTAGCCCGAAGTATGTTATTGGTTCTGTAAGTTTGACTGAATTCTTTGTTACACTTGCAAGTGCCTTTACGTTTTTTACATTATTGGGCGTAAGCCATTGGCAGGTAATTGCAGCATTATTGATCGGCGGTTTTGTTGCAGCTCCCATTGCGGCAAAGCTTACCGGT is part of the Lacibacter sediminis genome and harbors:
- a CDS encoding TSUP family transporter produces the protein METRTDADKKNRLYPVFLKLEELRILLVGAGNVGLEKLHSLLANSPEASITIVAPIVKDEVRKLVFKHPASVIVQREFEAADLENKDIVILATDNRKLHEEVRVLAKEKGLLVNVADTPDLCDFYLGSIVQKGNLKVAISTNGKSPTVAKRIKEVLNDALPGELDEVIENLHHVRNKLNGNFEYKVKKLNSITKVLVEKDRIGTERQWKKIATYSLIAFAFMLIGHFIFSYIPFGQIATDTVAWYKTLDKNFHWLVLAGFLAQLVDGALGMGYGVTSATVLLSAGVSPATISGAVHTAEVFSSAASGYSHYKFGNVNKKLFKALVIPGVIGAILGAILLTWLGNADAVWLRAVLACYTMFLGIKFLINAFREQRQQKKFKHYSALAGAGGFLDSFGGGGWGPLVTTTLINKGRSPKYVIGSVSLTEFFVTLASAFTFFTLLGVSHWQVIAALLIGGFVAAPIAAKLTGKMPKKTAYILLGILVIIWSLRILVKAF